A genomic window from Dechloromonas sp. A34 includes:
- a CDS encoding protein YgfX produces MQLPITIGLHRSRLLDSLVFLSALLASLVVIAFPQSIVVQGAMLLAVWYCAAYTWHRLSPQCAAIHFERTGHLSVALAGMEEFSTAELRPGAIVHPWLTIARLKTDGGRVCTLIATIDNLEAEDFRRLRVFLRWQADFSAPNDDA; encoded by the coding sequence GTGCAGCTTCCGATCACCATCGGACTGCACCGTTCGCGTTTGCTGGATAGCCTAGTTTTTCTTAGCGCGTTGTTGGCCAGCCTGGTCGTTATCGCATTCCCGCAATCGATTGTTGTGCAGGGCGCAATGCTGCTGGCGGTCTGGTATTGCGCCGCCTACACATGGCATAGATTGTCACCGCAATGTGCCGCTATTCACTTTGAGCGAACGGGGCATCTTTCGGTTGCGCTCGCCGGCATGGAAGAGTTTTCCACGGCCGAACTCAGGCCAGGCGCGATTGTTCATCCCTGGCTGACTATCGCTCGCCTGAAGACCGATGGTGGGCGAGTGTGTACGCTGATTGCGACAATCGATAATCTGGAAGCGGAAGATTTCCGCCGCCTTCGCGTCTTCCTGCGCTGGCAGGCGGATTTCAGCGCGCCGAACGACGACGCCTGA
- a CDS encoding YceD family protein: MKRISDAFVFAREGRVLEGTLAVSALERLHDLLAEVSGEVTFRLEGFKGANGELMLHLEVSGVLPLACQRCLKSVAFDLDVDNLLQLVPEGAELSQDELEDDTRDFLPVARELNVVDLVEDEILLTLPVAPRHEKCGLPGAADAGERINPFAKLAGLKGKPN, encoded by the coding sequence TTGAAAAGAATTTCGGACGCTTTCGTATTTGCCCGGGAAGGTCGTGTTCTAGAAGGAACATTGGCGGTTTCGGCACTTGAACGCCTGCACGATCTGCTTGCAGAGGTGTCAGGAGAGGTGACTTTTCGCCTGGAGGGGTTCAAGGGGGCAAACGGCGAACTCATGCTGCATCTGGAGGTTTCGGGAGTTCTCCCGCTGGCCTGTCAGCGCTGCCTGAAATCCGTTGCTTTTGATCTCGATGTCGACAATTTGCTGCAGCTCGTCCCCGAAGGTGCCGAGTTGTCGCAGGATGAGCTGGAAGACGACACCCGGGATTTCTTGCCGGTGGCTCGCGAACTGAATGTGGTCGATCTGGTGGAGGATGAAATCCTTCTGACCCTGCCAGTCGCGCCGCGGCACGAAAAATGTGGTTTGCCTGGCGCAGCTGACGCTGGCGAACGGATTAATCCGTTCGCAAAGTTGGCTGGGCTTAAAGGCAAGCCGAACTGA
- the fabG gene encoding 3-oxoacyl-ACP reductase FabG → MLNEKIALVTGATRGIGRAIALELGRQGATVIGTATSDDGAGKIAGYLAEAGIKGRGVTLNVCDSTLTDAVLADLNKEFGAITVLVNNAGITRDNLSMRMGDDEWDAVIDTNLKAVFRLSRGVMRGMMKARFGRIVNITSVVGYSGNAGQANYCAAKAGVAGMSRSLARELGSRNITVNCVAPGFIATDMTHALTEEQKQAMLAAIPLGRAGTPEDIAGAVGFLVSPAAAYVTGTTVHVNGGMFMD, encoded by the coding sequence ATGCTGAACGAAAAAATTGCCTTGGTAACGGGCGCCACGCGCGGCATAGGTCGCGCCATTGCACTGGAACTAGGGAGACAGGGTGCGACCGTAATCGGTACAGCAACCAGCGACGACGGCGCAGGCAAGATTGCCGGCTACTTGGCGGAAGCCGGCATCAAGGGGAGAGGGGTTACATTGAATGTATGTGACTCAACCCTGACCGATGCTGTGCTCGCTGACCTCAACAAAGAATTTGGTGCGATCACCGTCCTGGTCAACAATGCCGGCATCACTCGCGACAATCTATCCATGCGCATGGGTGACGATGAGTGGGATGCCGTGATCGACACCAACCTGAAGGCAGTTTTCCGGCTTTCGCGCGGTGTCATGCGTGGCATGATGAAGGCCCGCTTTGGTCGTATCGTGAACATCACTTCGGTGGTCGGCTACTCCGGAAATGCCGGTCAGGCCAATTATTGCGCGGCCAAGGCCGGGGTTGCGGGCATGAGTCGTTCGCTGGCCCGCGAGTTGGGTAGTCGCAACATCACCGTCAATTGCGTCGCGCCAGGCTTTATCGCTACCGACATGACGCATGCTTTGACGGAAGAACAGAAGCAGGCCATGCTGGCAGCGATTCCGCTTGGCCGCGCCGGCACACCGGAAGATATTGCCGGTGCCGTCGGTTTTCTCGTATCCCCGGCTGCTGCCTATGTCACGGGCACGACAGTGCATGTGAATGGCGGCATGTTCATGGATTGA
- the fabD gene encoding ACP S-malonyltransferase, with the protein MSFAFVFPGQGSQSVGMMAAYGDAAVVRATFDEASAALGDDLWTMVAEGPAEILTQTINTQPVMLTAGIAAWRLWLEKGGRKPTVVAGHSLGEYSALVAAGVIDFKDAVPLVRLRAAAMQEAVPVGTGAMAAVLGLDNAGIGAACAEAAQGEVVEPVNFNANGQTVIAGHKAAVERAMEACKARGAKMAKALPVSAPFHSSLIRPAADKLAARLAELTLNAPQIPVINNVDVTIENDTSRIKDALIRQAYNPVRWVETIQSMAAMGITTVAECGPGKVLAGLTKRCADGVTGVALADAASIDANLGLE; encoded by the coding sequence ATGTCTTTTGCCTTTGTATTTCCCGGCCAGGGCTCGCAGAGCGTTGGCATGATGGCCGCCTACGGCGATGCTGCCGTGGTTCGCGCCACCTTCGATGAGGCTTCGGCTGCCCTGGGCGACGATCTGTGGACCATGGTCGCCGAAGGTCCTGCCGAAATCCTGACGCAAACGATCAATACCCAGCCGGTCATGTTGACCGCCGGCATTGCCGCTTGGCGCCTTTGGCTGGAAAAGGGCGGACGCAAGCCGACGGTTGTCGCCGGTCATAGTCTTGGCGAGTATTCAGCACTGGTTGCTGCCGGCGTCATTGACTTTAAGGATGCCGTGCCGCTGGTTCGCCTGCGGGCGGCTGCCATGCAAGAGGCCGTGCCAGTTGGTACTGGTGCCATGGCCGCGGTGCTTGGGTTGGATAATGCCGGTATTGGGGCTGCCTGCGCCGAAGCGGCGCAGGGTGAAGTGGTCGAACCAGTCAATTTCAACGCCAATGGCCAGACCGTGATTGCCGGCCACAAGGCAGCCGTCGAGCGCGCCATGGAAGCCTGCAAGGCACGCGGTGCCAAGATGGCCAAGGCACTGCCGGTTTCCGCACCGTTCCATTCTTCGCTGATTCGGCCAGCCGCCGACAAGCTGGCGGCCCGTCTTGCCGAATTGACATTGAATGCACCGCAGATTCCGGTCATCAACAACGTTGACGTCACGATCGAAAACGATACCTCGCGCATTAAGGATGCACTGATTCGTCAGGCCTACAATCCCGTGCGTTGGGTTGAGACCATTCAGTCGATGGCCGCCATGGGCATCACCACTGTAGCTGAATGCGGTCCGGGCAAAGTCCTGGCAGGCCTGACCAAGCGCTGTGCCGATGGCGTGACAGGCGTTGCACTGGCCGATGCCGCCTCCATCGATGCCAATCTTGGTCTGGAGTAA
- a CDS encoding SoxR reducing system RseC family protein: MNQEMSTIRAIVRAVNGNQAVVEVEAGGCGRCHEEGGCGGQSLTQMFCSGHKTYRVDNSAGAGVGDQVTVAISAGSVRRTANFAYGFPLLATIAGAVLGMSMNGDVGAMMGAVSCLALSILYVGIRSRADSGNIADRPHIVSRP, from the coding sequence ATGAATCAAGAAATGAGCACCATCCGCGCCATTGTTCGCGCGGTTAACGGCAATCAGGCCGTCGTTGAAGTCGAAGCAGGCGGCTGCGGCCGGTGCCACGAGGAGGGCGGCTGTGGTGGTCAGAGCCTGACGCAGATGTTCTGCAGCGGACACAAGACATATCGGGTTGACAACTCCGCCGGCGCTGGGGTTGGTGACCAGGTGACCGTGGCCATCTCGGCTGGCAGCGTTCGACGCACGGCGAATTTTGCCTATGGATTCCCATTGCTGGCAACCATTGCAGGTGCCGTCCTTGGCATGTCAATGAACGGTGATGTCGGAGCCATGATGGGGGCTGTTAGCTGCCTGGCTCTTTCCATTCTTTATGTCGGAATTCGTTCTCGTGCTGACTCTGGAAATATTGCGGATCGTCCTCATATCGTTTCCAGGCCCTAG
- a CDS encoding Maf family protein produces the protein MSQKLILASTSPYRRELLGRLGLPFDVANPQTDESALPGEMPESLALRLSEAKARAVAEAYPDALIIGSDQVATVGSQIYGKPGSHERAVKQLRALSGKTVNFFTGLCLFNARTGAADVRGIPTLVTFRELSDAEIDNYLRREPAYNCAGSAKSEGLGIALLRSMNGDDPNALVGLPLIALCDMLRQQGVAVL, from the coding sequence ATGTCACAGAAATTGATTCTCGCCTCAACCTCCCCTTACCGGCGGGAGTTGCTGGGCCGCCTGGGCCTGCCGTTCGACGTCGCCAACCCGCAAACCGACGAAAGCGCCTTACCGGGGGAAATGCCCGAGTCGCTCGCTTTGCGGCTATCCGAAGCCAAGGCCAGGGCAGTTGCGGAAGCCTATCCAGATGCCTTGATTATCGGCAGCGACCAGGTTGCCACGGTGGGTAGTCAGATCTACGGGAAACCCGGCTCACACGAACGTGCCGTCAAGCAGTTGCGCGCCCTTTCTGGGAAAACTGTCAATTTCTTTACTGGCCTGTGTTTGTTCAACGCCCGCACCGGCGCAGCCGACGTACGAGGCATACCAACCTTGGTAACCTTCCGCGAGCTGAGCGATGCGGAAATCGACAACTATTTGCGCCGCGAACCGGCCTACAACTGCGCCGGTTCGGCCAAATCAGAAGGGCTGGGCATCGCATTGCTGCGCAGCATGAACGGTGACGACCCGAATGCCCTGGTCGGCCTGCCATTGATCGCGCTTTGCGATATGCTGCGCCAGCAAGGCGTGGCGGTGCTTTAA
- the fabF gene encoding beta-ketoacyl-ACP synthase II, giving the protein MARRRVVITGLGLVSPVGNTVEEAWQNILAGRSGIANITKFDTSTFPVRFAGEVKNFDITSYISAKDARRMDDFIHFGLAAGIQAVRDAGLDKENVVDLERVGVAIGSGIGGLPLIEATKDEYAAGGVRKVSPFFVPGSIINMISGNLSIEYGFKGPNIALVTACTTGTHSIGEAARIIEYGDADVMVAGGAESTISPLGMGGFCAARALSTRNDDPATASRPWDKDRDGFVLGEGAGVLVLEEYEHAKARGAKIYAELAGYGMSGDAYHITAPNTDGPRRSMLNALKNAGVAPSDVQYLNAHGTSTPLGDKNETEAVKQAFGEAAYKLVVNSTKSMTGHLLGGAGGIESLFTVLALHHQISPPTINIFNQDPECDLDYCANAARPMKIDVALKNNFGFGGTNGSLVFKRI; this is encoded by the coding sequence TTGGCACGTCGCAGAGTCGTAATTACCGGTCTGGGCCTCGTTAGTCCAGTCGGAAACACCGTCGAAGAAGCTTGGCAGAATATTCTGGCAGGCCGCTCCGGCATCGCCAATATCACCAAGTTCGACACCTCCACCTTCCCTGTCCGGTTCGCCGGCGAGGTCAAGAATTTTGATATCACCAGCTATATTTCCGCCAAAGACGCCCGTCGCATGGATGATTTTATCCATTTCGGCTTGGCGGCCGGTATTCAGGCCGTGCGCGATGCCGGGCTCGACAAGGAAAATGTAGTAGACCTGGAACGGGTCGGTGTTGCCATTGGTTCCGGTATCGGCGGTTTGCCACTGATCGAAGCGACCAAGGACGAGTACGCTGCCGGCGGTGTCCGCAAGGTTTCCCCGTTCTTCGTCCCGGGTTCGATTATCAACATGATCTCCGGCAATCTATCGATCGAGTATGGCTTCAAGGGACCGAATATCGCCCTGGTGACGGCCTGTACGACGGGTACGCACTCGATTGGCGAAGCCGCGCGCATCATTGAATATGGCGACGCTGATGTGATGGTTGCCGGTGGTGCCGAGTCGACGATTTCTCCGCTCGGCATGGGAGGTTTCTGTGCCGCCCGGGCATTGTCCACCCGCAATGATGATCCCGCCACGGCAAGTCGCCCATGGGACAAGGATCGTGATGGTTTCGTCCTGGGCGAGGGTGCCGGCGTCCTCGTGCTGGAAGAGTACGAGCATGCCAAAGCGCGTGGCGCGAAAATCTATGCCGAACTGGCCGGCTATGGCATGAGCGGCGATGCCTATCACATCACCGCGCCGAATACGGACGGCCCACGCCGTTCGATGCTCAATGCGCTTAAGAATGCCGGTGTCGCTCCGTCCGACGTCCAGTACTTGAACGCCCATGGCACCTCGACGCCACTTGGCGACAAGAACGAAACCGAAGCGGTCAAGCAAGCCTTTGGTGAAGCGGCTTATAAGCTGGTGGTCAATTCGACGAAGTCGATGACCGGCCATCTCTTGGGCGGTGCTGGTGGTATCGAGTCACTGTTTACGGTGCTTGCTCTCCATCACCAGATTTCGCCGCCGACCATTAACATCTTCAATCAGGATCCGGAGTGCGATCTGGATTACTGCGCCAATGCGGCGCGGCCGATGAAGATTGACGTCGCGCTGAAGAACAACTTCGGTTTCGGCGGAACCAACGGTTCGCTGGTTTTCAAGCGTATCTGA
- the rpmF gene encoding 50S ribosomal protein L32, which produces MAVQQNKKSPSKRGMHRAHDFLVAPPLAVEPTTGETHLRHHISPNGFYRGKKVLKAKGE; this is translated from the coding sequence ATGGCCGTTCAGCAGAACAAAAAATCCCCTTCCAAGCGTGGCATGCACCGCGCCCACGACTTCCTGGTTGCCCCGCCGCTGGCCGTCGAGCCGACCACCGGTGAAACGCATCTGCGTCACCATATTTCTCCCAATGGTTTTTACCGTGGCAAGAAAGTCCTGAAGGCAAAAGGCGAGTAA
- the rpoE gene encoding RNA polymerase sigma factor RpoE — MSEREIDQALVERAQGGDQRAFDQLVSKYQRKLGRLLSRFIRDQAEVEDVSQEAFIKAYRALPSFRGDSAFYTWLYRIGINTAKNYLVSQGRRAPTTTEYDAEEAEGFEDASQLRDINTPESLLLSKQIGQTVNAAMEALPDELRTAIVLREIDGMSYEEIAAIMDCPIGTVRSRIFRAREAVAAKLRPLLDTAPDRRW; from the coding sequence ATGAGTGAGCGCGAGATCGATCAGGCACTGGTCGAACGGGCACAAGGCGGAGATCAGCGCGCCTTCGACCAGTTGGTGAGCAAGTACCAGCGTAAGTTGGGACGTTTGCTTTCACGTTTCATTCGTGACCAGGCGGAAGTCGAAGATGTATCGCAAGAGGCATTCATCAAGGCATATCGCGCCTTGCCGTCCTTTCGCGGGGATAGTGCTTTTTATACCTGGCTTTACCGCATCGGTATCAATACGGCAAAGAACTACCTGGTTTCACAGGGCCGCCGTGCGCCAACGACGACCGAATACGATGCCGAAGAAGCGGAAGGCTTTGAGGACGCTAGCCAGTTGCGTGACATCAACACCCCGGAAAGCCTGTTGCTCTCCAAGCAGATCGGCCAGACCGTGAATGCTGCAATGGAAGCGTTGCCAGACGAGTTGCGGACTGCGATCGTACTCCGCGAAATCGATGGCATGTCCTACGAGGAAATCGCCGCCATCATGGACTGCCCGATAGGCACCGTGCGCTCCCGCATCTTTCGCGCCCGCGAAGCGGTCGCCGCCAAGCTCCGCCCCTTACTGGATACCGCACCGGACCGACGGTGGTAA
- the acpP gene encoding acyl carrier protein, which translates to MDNIVERVKKIVAEQLGVNEADIKNESSFVDDLGADSLDTVELVMALEEEFETEIPDDQAEKITTVQQAVDFILANKK; encoded by the coding sequence ATGGATAACATCGTAGAGCGCGTCAAGAAGATCGTCGCCGAACAACTGGGCGTGAACGAAGCGGACATCAAGAACGAGTCCTCTTTTGTGGACGATCTGGGCGCGGATTCCCTGGACACCGTCGAACTGGTCATGGCACTGGAAGAGGAATTCGAGACTGAAATTCCTGATGACCAGGCTGAAAAGATCACGACGGTACAGCAGGCTGTCGATTTCATCCTCGCCAACAAGAAGTAA
- the plsX gene encoding phosphate acyltransferase PlsX — protein sequence MTTRIAIDCMGGDHGPSVTVPAAIQFLAEHSAANLILVGQEGVLRPLLGSHAENPRLRIVHASEVVAMDESPALALRNKKDSSMRVAVNLVKAGEADACVSAGNTGALMAISRFVLKMLPGIDRPAICAPLPTVKGHTHMLDLGANVDCGPEHLLQFGIMGAMLVAAMEHIERPTVGILNIGEEEIKGDEVVKAAAELLRASDLNFIGNVEGDGIYNGDADVIVCDGFVGNVALKTSEGLAQMLASSLRSEFKRNWLTKIAALIAISVLNNFKKRFDHRRYNGAILLGLKGISVKSHGSADVLSFGNALSRAYDAAENRVLERITGRIAQMAAASAVAVETL from the coding sequence ATGACAACCCGCATCGCCATCGATTGCATGGGGGGTGACCACGGTCCGTCAGTGACGGTGCCGGCGGCTATCCAGTTTCTTGCGGAGCATTCGGCAGCCAATCTCATCCTGGTCGGTCAGGAGGGGGTCTTGCGCCCATTGCTCGGCAGCCATGCTGAAAATCCCCGCCTCCGTATCGTTCACGCCTCCGAAGTTGTGGCAATGGACGAATCGCCAGCGCTCGCCCTGCGTAACAAGAAGGACTCGTCCATGCGAGTTGCCGTTAACCTGGTCAAGGCCGGGGAGGCGGACGCTTGCGTCTCGGCTGGGAATACCGGCGCATTGATGGCTATTTCCCGCTTTGTTCTGAAAATGCTGCCTGGCATCGATCGCCCGGCCATTTGTGCCCCGTTACCGACGGTCAAGGGGCATACCCATATGCTCGATCTTGGCGCGAACGTCGATTGCGGGCCTGAGCATCTGCTGCAGTTCGGCATCATGGGGGCCATGCTGGTGGCTGCCATGGAGCATATCGAGCGCCCGACGGTCGGTATCCTTAATATCGGCGAGGAAGAAATCAAGGGAGACGAGGTCGTAAAGGCCGCGGCGGAATTGCTACGCGCCTCGGATCTCAATTTCATCGGCAATGTCGAAGGCGATGGAATTTACAATGGCGACGCCGATGTAATCGTCTGCGACGGATTTGTTGGTAACGTCGCCTTGAAGACCTCCGAAGGCTTGGCCCAAATGCTGGCTTCGTCCTTACGTAGCGAGTTCAAGCGTAACTGGCTGACCAAGATTGCCGCACTGATTGCCATTTCGGTGCTCAATAATTTCAAGAAGCGTTTCGACCACCGGCGTTACAACGGTGCCATTCTGCTTGGCCTCAAGGGCATTTCAGTCAAGAGCCATGGTTCTGCAGACGTACTGTCCTTTGGTAATGCCCTTTCCCGCGCCTACGATGCGGCGGAAAACCGGGTTCTGGAACGCATAACTGGGCGTATCGCCCAAATGGCCGCGGCTTCAGCCGTTGCTGTGGAGACTCTCTGA
- a CDS encoding beta-ketoacyl-ACP synthase III, producing MYARLIGTGSCLPGNPVSNDDLAARGIDTNDEWIVTRTGIRSRYLAEPGTTSSELGLVAAQRALEMAGIAASELDLIIVATSTPDFIFPSTACLIQGKLGNRGATAFDVQAVCAGFTYALGIAEKFIISGSHKKALVIGAEIFSRILDWKDRGTCVLFGDGAGAVVLEASEKPGILATAMHADGSQNSILNVPGQICGGQVIGDPFLRMDGQAVFKFAVRVLADIAEEVCHSAGILTSDVDWLIPHQANIRIIDATGKKLGIGRERVIVTVDRHGNTSAASVPLALDEAVRDGRIQRGQKVLLEGVGGGFTWGAALLEF from the coding sequence ATGTATGCACGTCTGATCGGAACCGGCAGTTGCCTCCCCGGCAATCCCGTGAGCAACGACGATCTGGCCGCTCGCGGTATCGATACCAACGACGAGTGGATCGTTACCCGCACCGGTATTCGCAGCCGTTATCTGGCTGAGCCAGGTACCACCTCTAGCGAACTGGGTTTGGTTGCCGCGCAGCGAGCGCTGGAAATGGCTGGGATTGCTGCCAGCGAGCTCGATCTAATTATCGTCGCCACGTCGACGCCAGATTTCATCTTCCCGAGTACGGCCTGCCTGATTCAGGGCAAGCTGGGCAACCGGGGCGCCACCGCTTTCGACGTGCAGGCTGTTTGCGCCGGTTTCACCTATGCACTCGGGATTGCTGAGAAGTTCATCATTTCCGGTAGCCATAAAAAGGCCTTGGTTATTGGTGCCGAAATTTTTTCGCGCATTCTCGACTGGAAAGATCGTGGAACCTGCGTATTGTTCGGCGATGGAGCAGGTGCGGTTGTCCTTGAGGCCTCCGAGAAACCGGGTATTCTGGCTACCGCCATGCACGCAGATGGCAGCCAGAACAGTATTCTGAACGTTCCTGGCCAAATCTGCGGCGGCCAAGTCATCGGCGACCCCTTCCTGCGCATGGATGGTCAGGCAGTCTTCAAATTTGCCGTGCGCGTGCTGGCGGATATTGCCGAAGAGGTTTGTCATTCGGCAGGCATCCTGACCAGTGATGTCGACTGGCTAATTCCTCATCAGGCGAATATTCGCATCATCGACGCCACGGGCAAGAAGCTCGGAATTGGCCGTGAGCGGGTAATCGTCACCGTTGATCGCCACGGCAACACTTCAGCTGCATCGGTCCCGCTGGCGCTAGACGAAGCGGTCCGTGATGGACGTATCCAGCGCGGCCAGAAGGTTCTGCTGGAAGGTGTGGGCGGCGGCTTTACCTGGGGCGCAGCCCTGCTTGAATTCTGA